The following are encoded together in the Daphnia magna isolate NIES linkage group LG8, ASM2063170v1.1, whole genome shotgun sequence genome:
- the LOC116929426 gene encoding uncharacterized protein LOC116929426 isoform X3 has translation MTILAAIVKAGMMEKLTDPVTSDSELEEGEIANDDIEIISEFIRHPPIKSQMLNSRKSVLETNVVSSRKPDSFTENRLHSTKHPGSGINSGGNSGKMELKHVGGLKPAQRSSRGKSSVSSKRKSPPRMLKRLGQSRSRMDSNSSSRNRFSGSRSNREKVPSNQARKEEKPGNSVTIGSEESKDKRWKQSFELITPGSVESMEEDSGSDVDEEIKLRIEALNSVVVNAKPKEISNSDVTLPQTNSMPEPVISSGIQEEEEEGDDEDEELLRAQLLIEVARKQTKDLEVQMQPEQKDKKVDEPPMLNPVIERRNLPIKVPLKPIHIPKADRLVIDLRNDSSDSSDEEEYNVESSIAALLRTARQTVEERNAAIPHALSHLPRNQQEEYQRLKQEILRRENQLLKQGASKVPTLVLPQLDNIPKGDLSASVQQPATQESRVVSRTTTYEKPILVSSKIDLVHSAGKDRSAASPKPSVELTTSRRQAPIIPPPTVPFGANAKENELNVENNKKLGETLAAKSHATVSTPRASDGPKIKSPLKSNESSSPKLIALKQQLLHKKRDLAMTKETLKNQLGLVDKNRLLWLNSSQEVSRLRALLQTAEETERQLRTQLTNSQLQTQRLKTKMQSIERQVTVLNSGIGTHRTRRMSAKFRPKLTTQPGLNSSTTNFILPPLTPLRVKPRVFAKALAKTNHLTYRKPAEAAIDSAMSIKGAAQTKTKQTFPNVLEGNKILHDEHWLYGTLGDDWSHPNNVSSYPIWSPHGHASRFLSNEEFRLDSSLVVCRYQLDSTCCQVVPCPFQHLPQKDARRLEKSSPMVSKSTASSGRVEL, from the exons ATGACCATACTAGCGGCTATCGTTAAAGCAGGAATGATGGAAAAACTAACGGACCCCGTCACAAGCGACAGCGAATTAGAAGAGGGAGAGATAGCAAACGACGATATAGAAATCATTTCAGAATTTATACGTCATCCTCCCATTAAATCCCAGATGTTAAACTCCAGGAAATCTGTTCTTGAAACTAATGTGGTGTCATCTAGGAAACCAGATAGTTTTACAGAAAACCGATTACACAGTACGAAGCATCCAGGGTCTGGCATAAACAGTGGAGGAAATAGTGGGAAAATGGAGTTGAAACATGTAGGTGGTTTAAAGCCAGCCCAAAGATCCAGTAGGGGAAAATCATCTGTTTCATCAAAGAGAAAATCACCACCAAGAATGCTTAAAAGGTTAGGTCAATCCAGATCGAGGATGGATAGCAATAGTAGTTCTAGAAATCGATTCAGTGGTAGTAGGTCCAATAGAGAAAAGGTGCCCTCAAACCAGGctaggaaagaagaaaaaccagGCAACTCTGTGACAATAGGATCTGAAGAATCCAAAGATAAGAGATGGAAACAATCTTTTGAATTGATTACTCCAGGTTCTGTGGAAAGCATGGAAGAGGATTCTGGTTCAGATGTTGATGAAGAAATTAAATTACGAATAGAAGCCCTGAATTCAGTTGTTGTGAATgcaaaaccaaaagaaatttCCAATTCAGATGTCACATTACCCCAAACAAATTCCATGCCAGAGCCAGTAATCTCTAGTGGAATACAG gaagaggaagaagaaggagacGACGAAGATGAAGAATTACTGAGGGCGCAGCTTTTAATCGAAGTGGCtcgaaaacaaacaaaagatttaGAAGTGCAGATGCAGCCTGAGCAGAAAGATAAAAAAGTTGATGAACCGCCAATGCTGAATCCTGTTATCGAAAGGCGAAATCTTCCGATAAAGGTTCCACTGAAACCTATTCATATCCCAAAAGCTGACCGGCTTGTAATTGATTTGCGGAATGATTCTTCCGATTCGAGTGACGAAGAAGAATACAATGTAGAAAGCTCGATCGCTGCCCTTCTTAGAACAGCCCGTCAGACAGTCGAGGAGAGGAATGCAGCTATACCTCATGCCCTTTCCCATTTACCCCGTAACCAACAAGAAGAGTATCAGAGGCTGAAACAAGAGATTCTTCGACGTGAAAACCAACTTCTAAAGCAAGGAGCGTCCAAAGTTCCCACCCTTGTCTTGCCCCAGTTAGATAATATTCCCAAAGGCGATTTATCGGCTTCCGTTCAGCAACCTGCAACTCAAGAGTCTAGGGTCGTTTCTAGGACTACCACTTACGAAAAGCCCATTCTTGTTTCTTCTAAAATTGATTTAGTGCACTCGGCGGGAAAAGACCGGTCAGCCGCATCCCCCAAGCCGTCCGTGGAGTTGACTACATCGCGAAGACAAGCTCCGATCATTCCGCCACCCACTGTCCCCTTTGGTGCCAATGCTAAAGAAAACGAACTAAATGTGGAAAATAACAAGAAATTGGGAGAAACTCTGGCAGCAAAATCACATGCCACAGTATCGACGCCTCGTGCTTCTGATGGACCAAAGATCAAATCCCCGTTGAAATCCAATGAATCCAGCTCACCGAAGCTTATCGCCTTGAAGCAACAGCTCCTCCATAAAAA GCGTGACTTGGCGATGACAAAAGAGACGCTTAAGAACCAGTTGGGATTAGTGGacaaaaatcgattattatggTTAAATAGTAGCCAAGAAGTGAGTCGGCTAAGGGCTTTGCTCCAAACAGCGGAAGAGACCGAGCGACAGCTTCGCACACAACTCACCAATTCTCAGCTTCAAACACAacgtttaaaaacaaaaatgcagtCAATTGAACGTCAAGTTACTGTTCTTAACAGTGGTATAGGGACACATCG GACGAGGCGCATGTCTGCCAAATTTCGACCAAAATTGACAACTCAACCTGGATTGAACAGTTCAACgactaattttattttacccCCTTTAACACCCCTTCGTGTTAAACCCCGAGTCTTTGCCAAAGCATTGGCTAAAACCAATCACCTGACGTATCGAAAGCCTGCAGAGGCTGCTATTGACAGTGCAATGTCAATTAAGGGCGCAGCTCAAACCAAAACGAAACAGACCTTTCCAAATGTTTTAGAGGGCAACAAAATCCTTCACGACGAACACTGGCTCTACGGTACCTTAGGCGATGACTGGAGTCATCCGAATAATGTCAGCAGTTACCCGATATGGTCTCCACACGGACATGCCAGCCGATTCCT TAGCaacgaagaatttcgtttagATTCATCACTCGTAGTCTGCCGTTACCAACTGGATTCGACTTGTTGCCAAGTGGTGCCATGCCCGTTTCAGCACCTTCCCCAAAAGGATGCACGACGTCTAGAGAAGTCATCTCCGATGGTCTCCAAAAGCACAGCCAG tTCGGGCCGGGTCGAGCTATAA
- the LOC116929426 gene encoding uncharacterized protein LOC116929426 isoform X2 has product MTILAAIVKAGMMEKLTDPVTSDSELEEGEIANDDIEIISEFIRHPPIKSQMLNSRKSVLETNVVSSRKPDSFTENRLHSTKHPGSGINSGGNSGKMELKHVGGLKPAQRSSRGKSSVSSKRKSPPRMLKRLGQSRSRMDSNSSSRNRFSGSRSNREKVPSNQARKEEKPGNSVTIGSEESKDKRWKQSFELITPGSVESMEEDSGSDVDEEIKLRIEALNSVVVNAKPKEISNSDVTLPQTNSMPEPVISSGIQEEEEEGDDEDEELLRAQLLIEVARKQTKDLEVQMQPEQKDKKVDEPPMLNPVIERRNLPIKVPLKPIHIPKADRLVIDLRNDSSDSSDEEEYNVESSIAALLRTARQTVEERNAAIPHALSHLPRNQQEEYQRLKQEILRRENQLLKQGASKVPTLVLPQLDNIPKGDLSASVQQPATQESRVVSRTTTYEKPILVSSKIDLVHSAGKDRSAASPKPSVELTTSRRQAPIIPPPTVPFGANAKENELNVENNKKLGETLAAKSHATVSTPRASDGPKIKSPLKSNESSSPKLIALKQQLLHKKRDLAMTKETLKNQLGLVDKNRLLWLNSSQEVSRLRALLQTAEETERQLRTQLTNSQLQTQRLKTKMQSIERQVTVLNSGIGTHRTRRMSAKFRPKLTTQPGLNSSTTNFILPPLTPLRVKPRVFAKALAKTNHLTYRKPAEAAIDSAMSIKGAAQTKTKQTFPNVLEGNKILHDEHWLYGTLGDDWSHPNNVSSYPIWSPHGHASRFLNEEFRLDSSLVVCRYQLDSTCCQVVPCPFQHLPQKDARRLEKSSPMVSKSTARLATLALPQLTF; this is encoded by the exons ATGACCATACTAGCGGCTATCGTTAAAGCAGGAATGATGGAAAAACTAACGGACCCCGTCACAAGCGACAGCGAATTAGAAGAGGGAGAGATAGCAAACGACGATATAGAAATCATTTCAGAATTTATACGTCATCCTCCCATTAAATCCCAGATGTTAAACTCCAGGAAATCTGTTCTTGAAACTAATGTGGTGTCATCTAGGAAACCAGATAGTTTTACAGAAAACCGATTACACAGTACGAAGCATCCAGGGTCTGGCATAAACAGTGGAGGAAATAGTGGGAAAATGGAGTTGAAACATGTAGGTGGTTTAAAGCCAGCCCAAAGATCCAGTAGGGGAAAATCATCTGTTTCATCAAAGAGAAAATCACCACCAAGAATGCTTAAAAGGTTAGGTCAATCCAGATCGAGGATGGATAGCAATAGTAGTTCTAGAAATCGATTCAGTGGTAGTAGGTCCAATAGAGAAAAGGTGCCCTCAAACCAGGctaggaaagaagaaaaaccagGCAACTCTGTGACAATAGGATCTGAAGAATCCAAAGATAAGAGATGGAAACAATCTTTTGAATTGATTACTCCAGGTTCTGTGGAAAGCATGGAAGAGGATTCTGGTTCAGATGTTGATGAAGAAATTAAATTACGAATAGAAGCCCTGAATTCAGTTGTTGTGAATgcaaaaccaaaagaaatttCCAATTCAGATGTCACATTACCCCAAACAAATTCCATGCCAGAGCCAGTAATCTCTAGTGGAATACAG gaagaggaagaagaaggagacGACGAAGATGAAGAATTACTGAGGGCGCAGCTTTTAATCGAAGTGGCtcgaaaacaaacaaaagatttaGAAGTGCAGATGCAGCCTGAGCAGAAAGATAAAAAAGTTGATGAACCGCCAATGCTGAATCCTGTTATCGAAAGGCGAAATCTTCCGATAAAGGTTCCACTGAAACCTATTCATATCCCAAAAGCTGACCGGCTTGTAATTGATTTGCGGAATGATTCTTCCGATTCGAGTGACGAAGAAGAATACAATGTAGAAAGCTCGATCGCTGCCCTTCTTAGAACAGCCCGTCAGACAGTCGAGGAGAGGAATGCAGCTATACCTCATGCCCTTTCCCATTTACCCCGTAACCAACAAGAAGAGTATCAGAGGCTGAAACAAGAGATTCTTCGACGTGAAAACCAACTTCTAAAGCAAGGAGCGTCCAAAGTTCCCACCCTTGTCTTGCCCCAGTTAGATAATATTCCCAAAGGCGATTTATCGGCTTCCGTTCAGCAACCTGCAACTCAAGAGTCTAGGGTCGTTTCTAGGACTACCACTTACGAAAAGCCCATTCTTGTTTCTTCTAAAATTGATTTAGTGCACTCGGCGGGAAAAGACCGGTCAGCCGCATCCCCCAAGCCGTCCGTGGAGTTGACTACATCGCGAAGACAAGCTCCGATCATTCCGCCACCCACTGTCCCCTTTGGTGCCAATGCTAAAGAAAACGAACTAAATGTGGAAAATAACAAGAAATTGGGAGAAACTCTGGCAGCAAAATCACATGCCACAGTATCGACGCCTCGTGCTTCTGATGGACCAAAGATCAAATCCCCGTTGAAATCCAATGAATCCAGCTCACCGAAGCTTATCGCCTTGAAGCAACAGCTCCTCCATAAAAA GCGTGACTTGGCGATGACAAAAGAGACGCTTAAGAACCAGTTGGGATTAGTGGacaaaaatcgattattatggTTAAATAGTAGCCAAGAAGTGAGTCGGCTAAGGGCTTTGCTCCAAACAGCGGAAGAGACCGAGCGACAGCTTCGCACACAACTCACCAATTCTCAGCTTCAAACACAacgtttaaaaacaaaaatgcagtCAATTGAACGTCAAGTTACTGTTCTTAACAGTGGTATAGGGACACATCG GACGAGGCGCATGTCTGCCAAATTTCGACCAAAATTGACAACTCAACCTGGATTGAACAGTTCAACgactaattttattttacccCCTTTAACACCCCTTCGTGTTAAACCCCGAGTCTTTGCCAAAGCATTGGCTAAAACCAATCACCTGACGTATCGAAAGCCTGCAGAGGCTGCTATTGACAGTGCAATGTCAATTAAGGGCGCAGCTCAAACCAAAACGAAACAGACCTTTCCAAATGTTTTAGAGGGCAACAAAATCCTTCACGACGAACACTGGCTCTACGGTACCTTAGGCGATGACTGGAGTCATCCGAATAATGTCAGCAGTTACCCGATATGGTCTCCACACGGACATGCCAGCCGATTCCT CaacgaagaatttcgtttagATTCATCACTCGTAGTCTGCCGTTACCAACTGGATTCGACTTGTTGCCAAGTGGTGCCATGCCCGTTTCAGCACCTTCCCCAAAAGGATGCACGACGTCTAGAGAAGTCATCTCCGATGGTCTCCAAAAGCACAGCCAGGTTGGCAACGTTGGCCCTTCCGCAGCTCACGTTTTGA
- the LOC116929426 gene encoding uncharacterized protein LOC116929426 isoform X1: MTILAAIVKAGMMEKLTDPVTSDSELEEGEIANDDIEIISEFIRHPPIKSQMLNSRKSVLETNVVSSRKPDSFTENRLHSTKHPGSGINSGGNSGKMELKHVGGLKPAQRSSRGKSSVSSKRKSPPRMLKRLGQSRSRMDSNSSSRNRFSGSRSNREKVPSNQARKEEKPGNSVTIGSEESKDKRWKQSFELITPGSVESMEEDSGSDVDEEIKLRIEALNSVVVNAKPKEISNSDVTLPQTNSMPEPVISSGIQEEEEEGDDEDEELLRAQLLIEVARKQTKDLEVQMQPEQKDKKVDEPPMLNPVIERRNLPIKVPLKPIHIPKADRLVIDLRNDSSDSSDEEEYNVESSIAALLRTARQTVEERNAAIPHALSHLPRNQQEEYQRLKQEILRRENQLLKQGASKVPTLVLPQLDNIPKGDLSASVQQPATQESRVVSRTTTYEKPILVSSKIDLVHSAGKDRSAASPKPSVELTTSRRQAPIIPPPTVPFGANAKENELNVENNKKLGETLAAKSHATVSTPRASDGPKIKSPLKSNESSSPKLIALKQQLLHKKRDLAMTKETLKNQLGLVDKNRLLWLNSSQEVSRLRALLQTAEETERQLRTQLTNSQLQTQRLKTKMQSIERQVTVLNSGIGTHRTRRMSAKFRPKLTTQPGLNSSTTNFILPPLTPLRVKPRVFAKALAKTNHLTYRKPAEAAIDSAMSIKGAAQTKTKQTFPNVLEGNKILHDEHWLYGTLGDDWSHPNNVSSYPIWSPHGHASRFLSNEEFRLDSSLVVCRYQLDSTCCQVVPCPFQHLPQKDARRLEKSSPMVSKSTARLATLALPQLTF; the protein is encoded by the exons ATGACCATACTAGCGGCTATCGTTAAAGCAGGAATGATGGAAAAACTAACGGACCCCGTCACAAGCGACAGCGAATTAGAAGAGGGAGAGATAGCAAACGACGATATAGAAATCATTTCAGAATTTATACGTCATCCTCCCATTAAATCCCAGATGTTAAACTCCAGGAAATCTGTTCTTGAAACTAATGTGGTGTCATCTAGGAAACCAGATAGTTTTACAGAAAACCGATTACACAGTACGAAGCATCCAGGGTCTGGCATAAACAGTGGAGGAAATAGTGGGAAAATGGAGTTGAAACATGTAGGTGGTTTAAAGCCAGCCCAAAGATCCAGTAGGGGAAAATCATCTGTTTCATCAAAGAGAAAATCACCACCAAGAATGCTTAAAAGGTTAGGTCAATCCAGATCGAGGATGGATAGCAATAGTAGTTCTAGAAATCGATTCAGTGGTAGTAGGTCCAATAGAGAAAAGGTGCCCTCAAACCAGGctaggaaagaagaaaaaccagGCAACTCTGTGACAATAGGATCTGAAGAATCCAAAGATAAGAGATGGAAACAATCTTTTGAATTGATTACTCCAGGTTCTGTGGAAAGCATGGAAGAGGATTCTGGTTCAGATGTTGATGAAGAAATTAAATTACGAATAGAAGCCCTGAATTCAGTTGTTGTGAATgcaaaaccaaaagaaatttCCAATTCAGATGTCACATTACCCCAAACAAATTCCATGCCAGAGCCAGTAATCTCTAGTGGAATACAG gaagaggaagaagaaggagacGACGAAGATGAAGAATTACTGAGGGCGCAGCTTTTAATCGAAGTGGCtcgaaaacaaacaaaagatttaGAAGTGCAGATGCAGCCTGAGCAGAAAGATAAAAAAGTTGATGAACCGCCAATGCTGAATCCTGTTATCGAAAGGCGAAATCTTCCGATAAAGGTTCCACTGAAACCTATTCATATCCCAAAAGCTGACCGGCTTGTAATTGATTTGCGGAATGATTCTTCCGATTCGAGTGACGAAGAAGAATACAATGTAGAAAGCTCGATCGCTGCCCTTCTTAGAACAGCCCGTCAGACAGTCGAGGAGAGGAATGCAGCTATACCTCATGCCCTTTCCCATTTACCCCGTAACCAACAAGAAGAGTATCAGAGGCTGAAACAAGAGATTCTTCGACGTGAAAACCAACTTCTAAAGCAAGGAGCGTCCAAAGTTCCCACCCTTGTCTTGCCCCAGTTAGATAATATTCCCAAAGGCGATTTATCGGCTTCCGTTCAGCAACCTGCAACTCAAGAGTCTAGGGTCGTTTCTAGGACTACCACTTACGAAAAGCCCATTCTTGTTTCTTCTAAAATTGATTTAGTGCACTCGGCGGGAAAAGACCGGTCAGCCGCATCCCCCAAGCCGTCCGTGGAGTTGACTACATCGCGAAGACAAGCTCCGATCATTCCGCCACCCACTGTCCCCTTTGGTGCCAATGCTAAAGAAAACGAACTAAATGTGGAAAATAACAAGAAATTGGGAGAAACTCTGGCAGCAAAATCACATGCCACAGTATCGACGCCTCGTGCTTCTGATGGACCAAAGATCAAATCCCCGTTGAAATCCAATGAATCCAGCTCACCGAAGCTTATCGCCTTGAAGCAACAGCTCCTCCATAAAAA GCGTGACTTGGCGATGACAAAAGAGACGCTTAAGAACCAGTTGGGATTAGTGGacaaaaatcgattattatggTTAAATAGTAGCCAAGAAGTGAGTCGGCTAAGGGCTTTGCTCCAAACAGCGGAAGAGACCGAGCGACAGCTTCGCACACAACTCACCAATTCTCAGCTTCAAACACAacgtttaaaaacaaaaatgcagtCAATTGAACGTCAAGTTACTGTTCTTAACAGTGGTATAGGGACACATCG GACGAGGCGCATGTCTGCCAAATTTCGACCAAAATTGACAACTCAACCTGGATTGAACAGTTCAACgactaattttattttacccCCTTTAACACCCCTTCGTGTTAAACCCCGAGTCTTTGCCAAAGCATTGGCTAAAACCAATCACCTGACGTATCGAAAGCCTGCAGAGGCTGCTATTGACAGTGCAATGTCAATTAAGGGCGCAGCTCAAACCAAAACGAAACAGACCTTTCCAAATGTTTTAGAGGGCAACAAAATCCTTCACGACGAACACTGGCTCTACGGTACCTTAGGCGATGACTGGAGTCATCCGAATAATGTCAGCAGTTACCCGATATGGTCTCCACACGGACATGCCAGCCGATTCCT TAGCaacgaagaatttcgtttagATTCATCACTCGTAGTCTGCCGTTACCAACTGGATTCGACTTGTTGCCAAGTGGTGCCATGCCCGTTTCAGCACCTTCCCCAAAAGGATGCACGACGTCTAGAGAAGTCATCTCCGATGGTCTCCAAAAGCACAGCCAGGTTGGCAACGTTGGCCCTTCCGCAGCTCACGTTTTGA
- the LOC116929426 gene encoding uncharacterized protein LOC116929426 isoform X4, translated as MTILAAIVKAGMMEKLTDPVTSDSELEEGEIANDDIEIISEFIRHPPIKSQMLNSRKSVLETNVVSSRKPDSFTENRLHSTKHPGSGINSGGNSGKMELKHVGGLKPAQRSSRGKSSVSSKRKSPPRMLKRLGQSRSRMDSNSSSRNRFSGSRSNREKVPSNQARKEEKPGNSVTIGSEESKDKRWKQSFELITPGSVESMEEDSGSDVDEEIKLRIEALNSVVVNAKPKEISNSDVTLPQTNSMPEPVISSGIQEEEEEGDDEDEELLRAQLLIEVARKQTKDLEVQMQPEQKDKKVDEPPMLNPVIERRNLPIKVPLKPIHIPKADRLVIDLRNDSSDSSDEEEYNVESSIAALLRTARQTVEERNAAIPHALSHLPRNQQEEYQRLKQEILRRENQLLKQGASKVPTLVLPQLDNIPKGDLSASVQQPATQESRVVSRTTTYEKPILVSSKIDLVHSAGKDRSAASPKPSVELTTSRRQAPIIPPPTVPFGANAKENELNVENNKKLGETLAAKSHATVSTPRASDGPKIKSPLKSNESSSPKLIALKQQLLHKKRDLAMTKETLKNQLGLVDKNRLLWLNSSQEVSRLRALLQTAEETERQLRTQLTNSQLQTQRLKTKMQSIERQVTVLNSGIGTHRTRRMSAKFRPKLTTQPGLNSSTTNFILPPLTPLRVKPRVFAKALAKTNHLTYRKPAEAAIDSAMSIKGAAQTKTKQTFPNVLEGNKILHDEHWLYGTLGDDWSHPNNVSSYPIWSPHGHASRFL; from the exons ATGACCATACTAGCGGCTATCGTTAAAGCAGGAATGATGGAAAAACTAACGGACCCCGTCACAAGCGACAGCGAATTAGAAGAGGGAGAGATAGCAAACGACGATATAGAAATCATTTCAGAATTTATACGTCATCCTCCCATTAAATCCCAGATGTTAAACTCCAGGAAATCTGTTCTTGAAACTAATGTGGTGTCATCTAGGAAACCAGATAGTTTTACAGAAAACCGATTACACAGTACGAAGCATCCAGGGTCTGGCATAAACAGTGGAGGAAATAGTGGGAAAATGGAGTTGAAACATGTAGGTGGTTTAAAGCCAGCCCAAAGATCCAGTAGGGGAAAATCATCTGTTTCATCAAAGAGAAAATCACCACCAAGAATGCTTAAAAGGTTAGGTCAATCCAGATCGAGGATGGATAGCAATAGTAGTTCTAGAAATCGATTCAGTGGTAGTAGGTCCAATAGAGAAAAGGTGCCCTCAAACCAGGctaggaaagaagaaaaaccagGCAACTCTGTGACAATAGGATCTGAAGAATCCAAAGATAAGAGATGGAAACAATCTTTTGAATTGATTACTCCAGGTTCTGTGGAAAGCATGGAAGAGGATTCTGGTTCAGATGTTGATGAAGAAATTAAATTACGAATAGAAGCCCTGAATTCAGTTGTTGTGAATgcaaaaccaaaagaaatttCCAATTCAGATGTCACATTACCCCAAACAAATTCCATGCCAGAGCCAGTAATCTCTAGTGGAATACAG gaagaggaagaagaaggagacGACGAAGATGAAGAATTACTGAGGGCGCAGCTTTTAATCGAAGTGGCtcgaaaacaaacaaaagatttaGAAGTGCAGATGCAGCCTGAGCAGAAAGATAAAAAAGTTGATGAACCGCCAATGCTGAATCCTGTTATCGAAAGGCGAAATCTTCCGATAAAGGTTCCACTGAAACCTATTCATATCCCAAAAGCTGACCGGCTTGTAATTGATTTGCGGAATGATTCTTCCGATTCGAGTGACGAAGAAGAATACAATGTAGAAAGCTCGATCGCTGCCCTTCTTAGAACAGCCCGTCAGACAGTCGAGGAGAGGAATGCAGCTATACCTCATGCCCTTTCCCATTTACCCCGTAACCAACAAGAAGAGTATCAGAGGCTGAAACAAGAGATTCTTCGACGTGAAAACCAACTTCTAAAGCAAGGAGCGTCCAAAGTTCCCACCCTTGTCTTGCCCCAGTTAGATAATATTCCCAAAGGCGATTTATCGGCTTCCGTTCAGCAACCTGCAACTCAAGAGTCTAGGGTCGTTTCTAGGACTACCACTTACGAAAAGCCCATTCTTGTTTCTTCTAAAATTGATTTAGTGCACTCGGCGGGAAAAGACCGGTCAGCCGCATCCCCCAAGCCGTCCGTGGAGTTGACTACATCGCGAAGACAAGCTCCGATCATTCCGCCACCCACTGTCCCCTTTGGTGCCAATGCTAAAGAAAACGAACTAAATGTGGAAAATAACAAGAAATTGGGAGAAACTCTGGCAGCAAAATCACATGCCACAGTATCGACGCCTCGTGCTTCTGATGGACCAAAGATCAAATCCCCGTTGAAATCCAATGAATCCAGCTCACCGAAGCTTATCGCCTTGAAGCAACAGCTCCTCCATAAAAA GCGTGACTTGGCGATGACAAAAGAGACGCTTAAGAACCAGTTGGGATTAGTGGacaaaaatcgattattatggTTAAATAGTAGCCAAGAAGTGAGTCGGCTAAGGGCTTTGCTCCAAACAGCGGAAGAGACCGAGCGACAGCTTCGCACACAACTCACCAATTCTCAGCTTCAAACACAacgtttaaaaacaaaaatgcagtCAATTGAACGTCAAGTTACTGTTCTTAACAGTGGTATAGGGACACATCG GACGAGGCGCATGTCTGCCAAATTTCGACCAAAATTGACAACTCAACCTGGATTGAACAGTTCAACgactaattttattttacccCCTTTAACACCCCTTCGTGTTAAACCCCGAGTCTTTGCCAAAGCATTGGCTAAAACCAATCACCTGACGTATCGAAAGCCTGCAGAGGCTGCTATTGACAGTGCAATGTCAATTAAGGGCGCAGCTCAAACCAAAACGAAACAGACCTTTCCAAATGTTTTAGAGGGCAACAAAATCCTTCACGACGAACACTGGCTCTACGGTACCTTAGGCGATGACTGGAGTCATCCGAATAATGTCAGCAGTTACCCGATATGGTCTCCACACGGACATGCCAGCCGATTCCTGTAA